A stretch of DNA from bacterium:
CTGGAAAAAAGCCAGTCGATTTTTGCCAGGCCGAACAGCTCTTTCTCAATGGGCGATTTGAAAAAATAGTGCAGGTCCTGCCACCATCGGCTGTCGCTGAGATGGAGCGTGTTGGCGAGGAAATAGGAACTTTTTCCTCTGACCAGAGGGCCGCCGGCTGTGGCCTCCAGTTCGTTGGTCCTGCTCGTCTGCGTGCCGCCGAACAGGTCGTCCTTTTCCAGCCGCAGTCTCAAGTGCGGCTGGTCGCCGCCGTTGCGGGTGATGATGTTGACGACGCCTGAGAGCGCATTGCCGTACTCTGCTTCAAACCCGCCGGTCTTGACGCTGAGCTGGGAGATGGCGCTTTTGGGCAGTTCCATCCCCAATCCGCCGCTGATGAGATCCTGGATGGGAAAACCGTCCACCAGATAGACCACCTCACGCGTTTTACCGCCGCGGACATGCCCCTCCGTGGTCACCCCGGGCTGCAGGCCGATGACGTTGTGAAATTTTTCTATAGGCAGGGTCTCCAGTTGGGCGGCGGATTTTTCCCAGACCGTGCCCGTCACATCGGTTTGGATGAGGGGGCGTTCAGCGGTCACCTCGATCCCCTGCATTTCGATGGGCATGCTTTTGAGCCGCACAGCGAGCCGCGAGCGCAGATCCGGCAGAACCACGACCTCCCGGAAAACCAATGTCTGATAGCCGAGCAGGGACACCCTCACCTGATAGGTTCCGGCGCGCAGATTGTGAATCACAAAACCGCCCCGGCTGTCGCTCACCGTCCCTTGCCGCGTTTCCAAGATCATGACCGCCGCACCGATCAGAGGCTCCCGGGTGGCTGCATCCTGAACCATGCCCTCCAGCCGGCCCACAGTGCCGGCTTGCAGGATTTCCCCCAGACAAAGCCATAACAGGATCAGCCAATGAAAAAGCCGGAAAGGGTTTGATGAGACGGACATTGGGGAGACGACGCTCCTTTTTCGCTGATGGTAATGACCTGTTGAGAAATAATCTCTGCAAGGTTGGCGGCGGCTTGATGGAAACTTACGACTCCCGGCGTTCAAAATCAATCAAGTTTTTTCCGGTGAGTTTTCTCTTGCCCGTTCCAGAATAACTTGGTAAATTCCTTCACTTGCCTGCCACGAAAGAACTCATGGAATGAGAATGGGCGATATCGCGCTTGCCTGGGGAGAACAAGAAGTTTTAGGAGTTGCTCATGAAAACGATCATCCGAATTCGACCGCTGTTCTTTTTGCTTGTCGCCCTTTATGGGCTCTCTCTCAACGGATGCGCCGGACGAATGGAACAACCGCCCGTTGCGCCGACCCGGAATGTGATCAAAGACTATGCAACGGCCACCAAAGCGGAATACAGTTACCGCCTGCATAAAACCATCCCCGGCAACGGATACACCACCCATGTCCTGCGCATGATCAGCGGCAAGTGGTTGACGGAACAAGAGGTGCAGGAGACGGAGTGGTGGCATTGGGTGCACGTCGTGGTTCCGGATACGCTCTCCAGCTCCACCGCTCTGCTGATGATCGGCGGCGGCAAACGCGAAGAATCAGAGCCCAAGGACGCCCCTTCTTCGCTGCGACAGATCGCTCTGCAGACCCACAGCGTGGTGGCGCATCTGCACAATGTGCCCAATCAGCCGCTTAATTTTGTCAACGATCCCTATGGCCGGCGATCAGAGGATGAATTGATCGCCTACGGCTGGCGCAAGTTTCTCGAAGCAGGCGGCGGAGAGGATCAGGTCCAATGGCTGGCCCGGTTGCCCATGACCCGAGCGGCGGTCCGCGCCATGGACGCCATTACCGATTACACCACGCAGACGCTTGGGCGTCCGGTGACCCGGTTTGTGACCGCCGGCGGCTCCAAACGCGGATGGACGACTTGGGCCACGGCCATCGCTGATGAACGCGTGGCGGCCATTGTTCCGCTGGTGATCGATCTGCTCAACTTGGAGCCGTCCTTTCTCCACCACTGGCAGGCCTATGGACAATGGTCATCGGCAGTGGACGATTACGTCCGCGAAGGCATCATGGAATGGATGGGCACTCTCGAATTCAACCAGCTGCTGAAATATGCAGACCCTTACTCTTATCATAAACAGTTGACCCTGCCCAAGATGGTGATCAATGCTTCAGGGGATGAATTTTTTCTTCCGGATTCGTGGCAATTTTATTGGCAGGACTTGGTCGGCGAAAAACATCTGCGCTATATTCCCAATACCGGCCATTCTCTGAGCAAAACCGATGCTGAGGAGACGATAGCCGCCTTTTTTGAAAGCGTCGTCAAGCAAACGCCTCGGCCTGATTTTGATTGGCGCGTGGACAGAGGCGCTCTGGTGATCGTGACCAGCCCGAATCAACCGCCGCAGAGCATCAAACTCTGGCAGGCCACCAACGATAATGCCCGTGATTTTCGCCTTCCGGTTCTGGGCAAAGCTTATATTTCCACCGAGGTACCTCTGAGCAGCGATGGAAAATACCGGATCACCGTCACTCCTCCGGAAAAGGGCTGGACCGCCTTTTTCGTCGAGCTCACCTATCCTGGCCCGGGCCGGACGCCGTTTAAATTCACCACCGGCGTGACCGTAGTGCCGGAACAGCTGCCGTTCCCGGCTTTTAAACCGGCGACGCCGAAAGGGACGCCCATGCCGACACAGAAAACAAGCGGATTCCAAATCAAGCGCTGAGGGAGGTGACTGGATGCACCATTTCTCCGCTGGTTCCAGAAGAGGTCGGGTCCTGACTTTATTCCTGGCTGCGTGGTTTGTCGGATTCAGCGCCATTGCCCAAGAACGGCAACGGCAGGATCTCCGCCAGGCCGGGAATTTACAGCTGCTCAACCTCTGGGGGGAACAGCCGGCTGTCATCCAGTCGCTCTACAATGCCGCTTTCAACGTCCTTGCAGCCGATCAATTTGCCGGCTATAAGGCCCTTTCCCAGGACTCTGTGGTGCGCAGGCTGAGCAGAGCCTGCAACCTGACGCATCTCGGCGGTCCCATGCTGGGCGACCTTACTTCGCAGGGAGCTAAAGTGTGGGTGCGTACGCTTTATCCCGCCAGGGTTGAGGTCCGCGTCGCCACGGAGCGTGGTGAGAAAAAGTTCGGCCCGGTCAAAAGCACGTTCGAAAATGATCTGTCCGCCGTTGTAGCGGTCACCGGATTAAAGCCGGGTACGAGTCATGTCTACCGGGTTTTGATCGACGGAACGCCCATCCTTCTTCCGCAGCCCGCCATTCTCACTACTCTTCCATCCAGCAGCCATTCGGGTCCATGGCGGATCATTTTCGGCAGTTGTTATCATCGCTGGGGGTTGGGCAATCAAGCTCTAGCTCAGCGCATGGCGGAGCGCACGCCGCATGCTCTCCTGCTTTGCGGCGACATTGCGGTACAGGACCGGAACAATCATTTGGGCATGCATCGCGCCGACTATTTGTTGCGCGATTTTTTCCCGGCATGGAAAAATCTCGTCGCCTCTTTGCCGGTCTATGCCGTATGGGATGATCACGACTATTTTGATAACGATAAAGCAGGCGTCCCTGAAGGATATTCTCCTGCAGACCGGCTGAACGTATGGCGCGTATTCAAACGGGCGTGGAATAATCCATCCTATGGTTTCGGCTCAAAGGGGCAGGGTCTTTTTTTTCGGACGCGGATTGGTCCGTGCGACGTCATCATGACCGATACCCGGTATTTCCGCAAGAATGAAACGGGATCCTTTCTGGGCGACGAGCAGATGAAATGGCTGCTGAAACAACTGCAAGCATGCCAAGGCCCGTTCATCATTCTGTCCAGCGGCACCATGTGGAACGATTATGTTTCAAACGGCAAGGATTCCTGGGGTCGATGGGATCCCGCCGGCCGGGAACGGATATTCCATTTCATCGAATCCAAACGAATCGGCGGAGTGTTGCTGATATCCGGGGATCGCCATGGCGCGCGCGGCTTTCGTATTCCGCGTTCATCCGGATACGAGTTTTACGAATTTGAAGCGGCCAGCCTTGGCGGCCGCACAGGACCGCCGGTGACCGATCCGGAGTGGAGGACCCAGCTCTACGGCGTGGCCGGCGTTTATGCTTTTGGAGAGTTTACTTTTGACACCTCAATCCCGGATCCCGTTGTCACTTTTAGATTGATCCAGCAGGATGGGACGATCCTTTACGAAGTGGCGTTGCCCCGCAGCCAGCTGACGCCGCCTCCGGCCAGACACGATGAAAGAACCTGCTTAAATTACAACAGTTGCACTATTTCACCAGCCTCACGGCTGCAATCCCATGAGCAAGGCATCGAAAGTCTGTGCACTCCCTAACAACAACAGGAATATCACCATGGCCCTTTTAAGCCGCAGAGCTTTTTTCGCCCGTACGGCGGCAGGCATGGGTACTGCCGGTCTGACCCTATGTTTGGGAGGCATTGGACTGAACGGCTGCGCGGCAAAACGGAAAAGGCCCAATATCTTGCTGGCGATCAGCGACGATCAGTCCTGGCTGCATACCGGCACCTTGGGCTGCCGCGCGGTTCACACTCCGGCCTTTGATCGGATTGCCGCAGAAGGGGTGCTTTGCAGCAATGCCTTCTGCACAGCGCCTCAGTGCAGCCCCAACCGGGCATCTCTGCTCACCGGCCGTCATCTGTGGCAAAACGCAGAGGCGGGAACCCATGCCAGCAGTTTTCCCCGCCGACTGATAGTTTATCCGGATCTGCTGGAAAACGCGGGCTATGCGGTTGGATTTACCGGAAAACCGTGGGGACCCGGCAATTGGCGGGTCAGCGGGTGGCCGCGCAATCCGGTTGGAGAAGAATTCAATCAGGCGAAAACAGCGACGCCTCCGTCCTCTGGAATCGCCCGCGATGATTACGCCGCCAATTTCAAACTATTTCTGGCGCAGATAGAGCGGAACCGGCCGTTCTGTTTCTGGTATGGGTGTCAGGAGCCGCATCGCGACTATGAGAGAGGATCGGGCTTGAATGCGGGCAAGAAGTTGGAGGAGGTGGTGGTGCCGCCGTTTTTGCCCGATACCGAGGCGGTGCGCAGCGATCTTCTTGATTATCTGCTGGAAATCGAATGGTTCGACCGGCATTTGGCGGAGATGATGAACCTGCTGGCGGAACGCGGCGAACTCGACGATACCTTGATCATCGTCACCTCTGACAACGGCATGCCGTTTCCGCGCGCTAAAGCAAATCTTTATGAGTTCGGCGTTCATCTTCCTTTGGCCGTGCGTTATCCCGCCGCGGTCCCTCAAGGTCGGCGCATCGATGATCTAATCAGCTTTGTCGATCTGGCGCCGACCCTGCTGGAGGCAGCCGGGCTTGCCGCGCCTGACACAATGACCGGCCGTAGCATTTGGCCGCTGCTGACAGCGGACAAATGCGGCATTTTGGATTCCTGCCGGGACCATGTGCTTTTCGGCCGGGAGCGGCACACGCACGCACGGCCTGATAATCTGGGCTATCCGAGCCGTGCCATTCGCACACATCAGTATCTGTATATTTGGAATATAAAACCTGAACGCTGGCCGGTCGGGGATCCGCAAGGCTTTTATGATGTTGACGCCTCTCCCAGCAAGGAATATATCCTGGAACATCGCAGTCAAGAATCTTTTGCCGATTTTTTTGCTTTGGCCTTCGGAGTGCGCAGCGAGGAGGAACTCTATGATGTGACGGCGGATCCTGCGTGTCTCAATAATCTTGCGCAGTTGGAGTCCCATGCTTCGATCCGGCAAGACCTGCGCGCCAGACTGGAGAGCCAGCTGCAGACACAGGGGGATCCACGCATGAACGGCAGCGAAGTTTTTGAAAGCTATCCCCGTTTTAGTCCCATGCGCATGGAAATTCCCGGATTCAAAGAACAGAATCACTACAATCTGCGTTATCGCGCATTGGAAAGAGAAGATGATACAAATGAAAGCTTACAGCATCAAGGTTGAGATGAACCTGCCTCGCTACCTGAAGAGAAAAGCGGAGTTGAATCGCGTGGATGCCATATGAATGGGGCTAACTCGCCATGTTCCTGTTGATCTGGTCAGCGTCTTTCAGCCACAAGCGACCAGAGCATGATCCTCGCCGCTTTCCCGCCGGAGCAGACCGGATAGTCTGAAGCGAGCATCTGCCGGGCGCTGGCAGTGATCGATCACGGCATGACATTGCGGCCATTCGAGAAGAGCCTCATCCATAGGCCGGCTAACGTGCGTTGATAAGGTTCTACTGTTATTTAAGCACTACCGCTTTGGTTGCGTTGAGGCGCTTTGAAGAGGTTGCTGAGACTGCAGGCCATCTAATG
This window harbors:
- a CDS encoding alkaline phosphatase family protein; protein product: MHHFSAGSRRGRVLTLFLAAWFVGFSAIAQERQRQDLRQAGNLQLLNLWGEQPAVIQSLYNAAFNVLAADQFAGYKALSQDSVVRRLSRACNLTHLGGPMLGDLTSQGAKVWVRTLYPARVEVRVATERGEKKFGPVKSTFENDLSAVVAVTGLKPGTSHVYRVLIDGTPILLPQPAILTTLPSSSHSGPWRIIFGSCYHRWGLGNQALAQRMAERTPHALLLCGDIAVQDRNNHLGMHRADYLLRDFFPAWKNLVASLPVYAVWDDHDYFDNDKAGVPEGYSPADRLNVWRVFKRAWNNPSYGFGSKGQGLFFRTRIGPCDVIMTDTRYFRKNETGSFLGDEQMKWLLKQLQACQGPFIILSSGTMWNDYVSNGKDSWGRWDPAGRERIFHFIESKRIGGVLLISGDRHGARGFRIPRSSGYEFYEFEAASLGGRTGPPVTDPEWRTQLYGVAGVYAFGEFTFDTSIPDPVVTFRLIQQDGTILYEVALPRSQLTPPPARHDERTCLNYNSCTISPASRLQSHEQGIESLCTP
- a CDS encoding sulfatase → MGTAGLTLCLGGIGLNGCAAKRKRPNILLAISDDQSWLHTGTLGCRAVHTPAFDRIAAEGVLCSNAFCTAPQCSPNRASLLTGRHLWQNAEAGTHASSFPRRLIVYPDLLENAGYAVGFTGKPWGPGNWRVSGWPRNPVGEEFNQAKTATPPSSGIARDDYAANFKLFLAQIERNRPFCFWYGCQEPHRDYERGSGLNAGKKLEEVVVPPFLPDTEAVRSDLLDYLLEIEWFDRHLAEMMNLLAERGELDDTLIIVTSDNGMPFPRAKANLYEFGVHLPLAVRYPAAVPQGRRIDDLISFVDLAPTLLEAAGLAAPDTMTGRSIWPLLTADKCGILDSCRDHVLFGRERHTHARPDNLGYPSRAIRTHQYLYIWNIKPERWPVGDPQGFYDVDASPSKEYILEHRSQESFADFFALAFGVRSEEELYDVTADPACLNNLAQLESHASIRQDLRARLESQLQTQGDPRMNGSEVFESYPRFSPMRMEIPGFKEQNHYNLRYRALEREDDTNESLQHQG
- a CDS encoding PhoPQ-activated pathogenicity-like protein PqaA type gives rise to the protein MKTIIRIRPLFFLLVALYGLSLNGCAGRMEQPPVAPTRNVIKDYATATKAEYSYRLHKTIPGNGYTTHVLRMISGKWLTEQEVQETEWWHWVHVVVPDTLSSSTALLMIGGGKREESEPKDAPSSLRQIALQTHSVVAHLHNVPNQPLNFVNDPYGRRSEDELIAYGWRKFLEAGGGEDQVQWLARLPMTRAAVRAMDAITDYTTQTLGRPVTRFVTAGGSKRGWTTWATAIADERVAAIVPLVIDLLNLEPSFLHHWQAYGQWSSAVDDYVREGIMEWMGTLEFNQLLKYADPYSYHKQLTLPKMVINASGDEFFLPDSWQFYWQDLVGEKHLRYIPNTGHSLSKTDAEETIAAFFESVVKQTPRPDFDWRVDRGALVIVTSPNQPPQSIKLWQATNDNARDFRLPVLGKAYISTEVPLSSDGKYRITVTPPEKGWTAFFVELTYPGPGRTPFKFTTGVTVVPEQLPFPAFKPATPKGTPMPTQKTSGFQIKR
- a CDS encoding TonB-dependent receptor plug domain-containing protein, which gives rise to MSVSSNPFRLFHWLILLWLCLGEILQAGTVGRLEGMVQDAATREPLIGAAVMILETRQGTVSDSRGGFVIHNLRAGTYQVRVSLLGYQTLVFREVVVLPDLRSRLAVRLKSMPIEMQGIEVTAERPLIQTDVTGTVWEKSAAQLETLPIEKFHNVIGLQPGVTTEGHVRGGKTREVVYLVDGFPIQDLISGGLGMELPKSAISQLSVKTGGFEAEYGNALSGVVNIITRNGGDQPHLRLRLEKDDLFGGTQTSRTNELEATAGGPLVRGKSSYFLANTLHLSDSRWWQDLHYFFKSPIEKELFGLAKIDWLFS